Genomic segment of Candidatus Sulfotelmatobacter sp.:
CGTGAGGAACGCGGCGGGACCCAGCGGCCCGCGGAGCAGATCCCAGGGGAGCAACGGCTGGGATTCGCGCGACTCGGCCCACGCGAATGCGGCGAGCAGCACGAACGCCGCGCCTGCGGCCATCACGACCGTGCGCGACGTCCAGCCGCGCTCGGGTCCGAGCGAGAGCGCGACCATCAGCGCGGCGAGCCCCGCCGACCAGGTCACGACCGAGGCGAGCCCGAGTGGCTGCGGCTCGGCCACCGGCGCGTCCTCGGGTACGTTTCGCTGGAGGAGCCACAGCGCGATCAGGCCGATCGGCAGGTTGATGAGGAACAGCCAGCGCCAGGAGAGGGCGCTGACCACCAGCCCGCCGAGCGGCGGCCCGGCCGCGAGGCCAACGCCGACCGAGGCTCCGAATGCGCCGATCGCGCGGCCGCGCTCCGTCTCGGGGAAGGCCGCGACCAGCAGCGCGGTGGCGTTTGCCGACATCATCGCGGCGCCCAGTCCCTGAACGGCGCGCGCGGCGATCAGCCAGCCCACCGCCGGCGCGGCGGCGCAGGCCAGCGACGAGGCGAGAAAGATCACGAGGCCGAGCGCGTAGAGCCGGCGGCGCCCGGCGCGATCGGCCAGGCGACCGAGGGCGAGCAGCAGGCCGGTGATCACCAGCACGTAGGCCAGCACCACCCAGCTCACGCGCGTGAGCGGAGAGTGATATTCACCGGCGATCGCCGGCAGCGCCAGATTGACGACGCTGATGTCGAGCGTCGCCACGATCGTGCCCAGCGCCAGCGCGGGAAACACGCGCCAGCGCCGAGGCACGACCGGGGTCACGACTGCCGGACCCAGCGCAGGATCTCGGGCAGGTTTGGGGTCTTGCCGTACATGAGCAGCCCGGTGCGGAACACGCGAGCGCCGATCCGCAACGCGAGCGCCGCCGAGCCGGCCAGCAGCGCCAGCGACAGCGCCAGTTCCCAGACCGGAATCGCGGCGCCGGTGCTGAGCCGCATCAGCATGGTGGTCGCGGCGGTGAGCGGGAACAGCGAGAAGCCGCGCGCCAGGGCCCCGTTCGGCTGGTCCACCACCGAGAACCACACGATCATCGGAATGAAGTTCGCGAACGTGAACATGTAGGCGATCTGCTGCGCCTCGCGAAGATTGTTGGCGATCGCGCCGATCGCGGTCATCAGGCTGGCGTAGAACAGGTAGCCGAGGCCGAAGTAGACCACGCCGAACACCATCAGCGACGGCGTGAAACGCGCGCCCACCAACCCCGCCACGGGTCCGCCGAAGGTGAGCCCGGCGAAGGTCCAGGCCGCCACCAGCGTCATGCCGGCGGTGCCGAGACCCAGCAGCTTGCCCACCATGAGATCGTCGGGGGTCACGGTGCAGAGCAGCGACTCGAGGATTCGCGATTCCTTCTCCTCGCTCACGCCCTGCAGCAGGTACTGGCCGCCGATCACGATCGACATGGCCAGCAGCAGCGCCACGCCGATCGGCAGGAAGATGTCGACCGCATCGCGCGCGTCGTCCTTCAGGATCCACTGGTCGTGGCGATCGAGCGTGAAATCCT
This window contains:
- a CDS encoding MFS transporter, producing MPRRWRVFPALALGTIVATLDISVVNLALPAIAGEYHSPLTRVSWVVLAYVLVITGLLLALGRLADRAGRRRLYALGLVIFLASSLACAAAPAVGWLIAARAVQGLGAAMMSANATALLVAAFPETERGRAIGAFGASVGVGLAAGPPLGGLVVSALSWRWLFLINLPIGLIALWLLQRNVPEDAPVAEPQPLGLASVVTWSAGLAALMVALSLGPERGWTSRTVVMAAGAAFVLLAAFAWAESRESQPLLPWDLLRGPLGPAAFLTLLGQVLSIAVAFLLPPYLEVVRGLDARHAGGWLAVLPVAALLCAPLAGRWSDRVGTRLLSVGGLLLVAGGDFLLARMGGSARGLLPGAILIGVGLGLFTVPNASVVMGSVPAHRLGLASGLQATMRNLGLAAGTAGTAALTTLLYRRATGEPLVVGPGAQGQALAAAICTAFLWLGWLAFGGAALAAIQPATKAGARG
- a CDS encoding ABC transporter permease; this encodes MRFSPTRALTIARREYLTTIRRKAFVFTLVFVPLYYALISALPAYLAGNSSRKRLAETHQIAVVDSSGALANAPREIRTEVTAGGSPFAAKKPNQQPEVFTAHVEFYPDQASGEAAVRAGRANQLLVMSPDYLQSGRMRRYIKQSSLFGEGQDRSLRNWLTSALIAGAVESTRAGRASRPMAGIQDFTLDRHDQWILKDDARDAVDIFLPIGVALLLAMSIVIGGQYLLQGVSEEKESRILESLLCTVTPDDLMVGKLLGLGTAGMTLVAAWTFAGLTFGGPVAGLVGARFTPSLMVFGVVYFGLGYLFYASLMTAIGAIANNLREAQQIAYMFTFANFIPMIVWFSVVDQPNGALARGFSLFPLTAATTMLMRLSTGAAIPVWELALSLALLAGSAALALRIGARVFRTGLLMYGKTPNLPEILRWVRQS